The following are from one region of the Sorghum bicolor cultivar BTx623 chromosome 2, Sorghum_bicolor_NCBIv3, whole genome shotgun sequence genome:
- the LOC8057953 gene encoding uncharacterized protein LOC8057953 encodes MAGGEMSWVGKKIHLYNVTMGLYMLDWWERCLFNILVLILLWFICFNGSRFATDVFESHLKARIFQGANHGLSIGMPSS; translated from the exons ATGGCCGGCGGCGAGATGAGCTGGGTGGGCAAGAAGATCCACCTCTACAACGTCACCATGGGCCTCTACATGCTCGATTGGTGGGAGCGCTGCCTATTCA ACATATTGGTGCTGATCCTGCTCTGGTTCATCTGCTTCAATGGCTCCCGCTTCGCTACCGACGTCTTCGAAAG CCACCTGAAGGCTCGGATTTTCCAAGGCGCAAATCATGGCCTGTCAATTGGCATGCCCTCCTCCTAA
- the LOC8059741 gene encoding glycolipid transfer protein 1: protein MQMEGTVFTPSLEGMKHVKSESGVILTKPFLQVCKQILPVLEKFGSAMSIVKTDIGGNITRLETKYASDPTKYEQLHSLVKVEVSAKTAKSSSSCTNGLLWLTRAMDFLVALFHNLVHHPDWQMSQACSDAYSKTLKKWHGWLASSSFSVAIKLAPDRKKFMDIISGSGDINADIEKFCATFSPLLAENHKFLASVGMDDLKAS from the exons ATGCAGATGGAGGGGACCGTGTTCACACCCTCCCTTGAGGGGATGAAGCATGTCAAGTCGGAGAGTGGCGTGATCCTGACCAAGCCGTTTCTCCAAGTATGCAAGCAAATCCTTCCAGTGCTAG AGAAATTTGGGTCAGCCATGTCGATTGTCAAGACGGACATTGGAGGCAATATCACG AGGCTGGAGACAAAATATGCTTCTGATCCTACAAAGTATGAACAGTTGCACAGCTTGGTGAAAGTAGAAGTCAGCGCCAAGACTGCCAAAAGCTCTAGCAGCTGTACTAATGGCCTTCTCTGGCTGACAAG AGCCATGGACTTCTTGGTTGCGCTGTTCCACAATTTGGTACATCATCCAGACTGGCAGATGTCACAAGCTTGCAGTGACGCTTACAGCAAAACACTGAAGAAATGGCATGGCTGGTTGGCGAGTTCGAGCTTTTCG GTTGCCATAAAGCTTGCACCAGACAGGAAGAAGTTCATGGACATCATCAGTGGTTCAGGCGACATCAACGCTGATATTGAGAAGTTCTGCGCAACATTCTCCCCTTTGCTGGCAGAAAACCACAAGTTTCTG GCCAGTGTGGGCATGGACGATCTTAAGGCATCCTAA
- the LOC8059742 gene encoding CRIB domain-containing protein RIC7: MGTKMKKGILKPFRYISNMMDGKEPEMQIGFPTDVKHVAHIGWDGPGSNNNNSNNNAGGAPSWMKDYHSAPLDSSSFRSESGGTAAANPWASQEIVMDGGNSIGDTSFRDTKSEAGGADVGGGDSPPTPGSRRARRHRSRGSATSSMDVSTGAEGGAEERKKEKGKKGTRKNRKKDKSAGDDAASATCQDLPAVPKKSNRRKNKGSSDGGAAAKDSATAAPEEGAATTPPAAVDDD, encoded by the exons ATGGGCACAAAGATGAAGAAGGGGATCCTGAAGCCGTTCCGCTATATCTCAAACATGATGG ATGGTAAGGAGCCTGAAATGCAAATTGGGTTCCCAACGGATGTAAAACATGTGGCACACATCGGTTGGGATGGTCCTGGCTCCAACAACAATAACAGCAACAATAATGCTGGAGGAGCACCTAGCTGG ATGAAGGATTACCACTCGGCACCGCTTGACTCGTCCTCTTTTAGGAGCGAGAGTGGGGGCACCGCTGCTGCAAATCCCTGGGCTTCTCAAG AGATAGTGATGGATGGAGGCAACAGCATCGGAGACACCTCCTTCAGGGACACGAAAAGCGAGGCAGGCGGcgccgacgtcggcggcggcgattCCCCACCGACCCCCGGCTCGCGCCGGGCGAGACGACACCGCTCCCGGGGCTCCGCCACCTCGTCCATGGACGTCAGCACCGGCGCTGAGGGCGGCGCCgaggagaggaagaaggagaagggcaaGAAGGGCACCCGCAAGAAccgcaagaaggacaagtcggcCGGCGACGACGCCGCCTCGGCCACCTGCCAGGACCTCCCCGCCGTTCCCAAGAAGTCCAACCGCCGGAAAAACAAGGGCAGCAGCGACGGTGGCGCCGCGGCCAAGGACAGCGCCACGGCCGCGCCGGAGGAGGGGGCGGCAACGACCCCACCCGCCGCCGTGGACGACGACTAG
- the LOC8059743 gene encoding probable E3 ubiquitin-protein ligase XBOS34 produces MGLQQSKEELLYQQVNYGNVDGIRTLRGQGVGLEWIDKEGKTPLMVACMRPDLFDVAKVLIELGANVNAYRPGSHCGTALHHAAKKGLQQTVHLLLSHGANPFIPNDDCNTALELAREKGHVNVVRAIEGRLSLFCGWMRENYAPAFLDAIAPQFMTRKIWAVILPREVRTPTRPLKLELAIYPELQASKPRVVVKLWKCQIEQPKLNQADPSIIIFDKGTKTRYKILPAYEGDKQQLQWFYNACCGMAQVFNTAPVPPANLPMPNPAPANSSVAPSELSAPSKEDVELAMAINASIQSAIAEGVPNVQPNASTPNNNGWSIPPSNSHNGWGPSVTPAPSKTSGQSQARVDAPSSSSTYNGWDVPGTSSGQSSSKPHKTETNPPVLIPQEALQALPTPTAPPFAEETFYSGPVHYPSIDSTPVDVTMPATTEGGTTGSTTAAAPTKQEENEADASDSGKTPSGTCVICLDAPVEGACIPCGHMAGCMSCLKDIESKKWGCPICRATINQVVRLYAV; encoded by the exons ATGGGGTTGCAGCAGTCCAAGGAGGAGCTGCTGTACCAGCAGGTCAACTACGGCAACGTCGACGGGATTCGCACCCTCCGGGGGCAGGGCGTTGGCCTTGAG TGGATTGACAAGGAAGGGAAGACACCCCTGATGGTGGCCTGTATGCGGCCCGATCTGTTCGACGTAGCCAAGGTGCTGATCGAGTTGGGAGCTAATGTCAATGCCTACCGGCCTG GGTCACATTGTGGGACAGCATTGCACCATGCTGCCAAGAAAGGACTTCAGCAGACTGTCCATTTACTACTCTCACATGGAG CTAATCCATTCATACCAAACGATGATTGCAATACCGCCCTTGAATTGGCAAGGGAAAAAGGTCATGTGAATGTTGTACGTGCCATAGAG GGACGGCTTTCTCTTTTTTGTGGATGGATGAGGGAGAACTATGCTCCTGCTTTTTTGGATGCAATTGCTCCACAGTTCATGACAAGAAAAAT TTGGGCTGTTATTTTACCCCGTGAAGTGCGAACTCCAACCAGGCCTCTTAAGTTAGAGTTAGCTATATATCCCGAATTACAG GCTTCTAAACCACGTGTTGTAGTTAAACTATGGAAATGTCAAATTGAACAACCAAAGCTTAATCAGGCTGACccttccattatcatttttgaCAAAGGAACAA AGACTCGATACAAGATCTTACCGGCCTATGAAGGTGACAAACAGCAGCTTCAATGGTTTTATAATGCCTGTTGTGGCATGGCACAG GTTTTCAACACGGCTCCAGTACCACCAGCAAATCTCCCAATGCCAAACCCGGCACCAGCAAATTCATCTGTGGCGCCTTCAGAACTATCTGCACCCAGCAAGGAGGATGTTGAATTAGCAATGGCTATCAATGCCTCCATTCAATCAGCTATTGCAGAGGGAGTACCCAATGTTCAACCAAATGCATCCACTCCCAACAACAATGGCTGGAGTATCCCTCCAAGTAATTCTCACAACGGATGGGGACCATCAGTCACTCCTGCACCATCAAAGACGAGTGGCCAATCCCAAGCCCGGGTAGATGccccaagcagcagcagcacgtaCAATGGATGGGATGTGCCTGGAACAAGCTCTGGTCAAAGTTCATCAAAACCCCACAAAACCGAAACCAACCCTCCAGTCTTGATTCCACAGGAAGCACTTCAGGCTCTTCCAACCCCAACCGCGCCACCATTCGCTGAAGAAACCTTCTACAGTGGTCCTGTTCACTATCCATCCATAGACTCTACGCCTGTTGATGTAACCATGCCGGCTACCACCGAAGGCGGTACAACAGGCAGTACAACGGCAGCAGCACCTACAAAACAGGAAGAAAACGAAGCTGATGCAAGTGACAGCGGCAAAACTCCCTCCGGTACTTGTGTTATATGTTTGGATGCCCCTGTGGAAGGCGCCTGCATCCCATGCGGTCACATGGCTGGCTGCATGTCCTGCTTGAAGGACATAGAGTCGAAGAAGTGGGGATGCCCTATCTGCCGTGCCACGATTAACCAGGTTGTTCGCCTCTATGCTGTTTGA